The Myripristis murdjan chromosome 17, fMyrMur1.1, whole genome shotgun sequence DNA segment gactGTAACAAACATGAACTACTTTCATAAACAactgtaattacatgaaaaaaggcACTATGGAAGAGAATGGAGAGACATAAATTCTGCATTgtagattagcagcccaggagagcatggagcaactaataggatatttcaccaccatctGGCCTGTGTAATTTGTACTGGGTGGTATAAAttagacaacccaacactccaCCATAGATAAGTTTTGTTTCAAAGGTCTGCTATGCAAGATTGAAGATCAACACTGGCACATGAGACTATGGACCCTATTTTGATGGATCAAGAGTGCAGGCACAAaacattattatgattaaaTCTTTCTATGGCCAGTGCAGTTGGCCACACCTTAATCATACCCAGTACAAACTGCCTCACTCATTGCCTTAGCTGCACTGACACTGGATGTTTGATGTGCATTTAAGCATGTCTACTGGTTGAAAAATGTGTACTACAGTGAAATAGAAATTATTACCATGCTAAAAAGGGATTTGTGTGATTTTGGAGAGGTTGTGGGTGCATGTCTGCCAACCAAAGCCGCAAATATAGTACAGAACACAACTGCGCCTTGTTATCTATGCTGTTGTCTGGGGAGCTATAAGCGCAAATCCTGATTTTCTTGGTGGGTTCCTACTGAAACACTCCATGCTGTGCCTCCATCCCACATTGGTGCATTCAAGTTCAATGGAATATTAAACTGGTGCAGGTGGGAATAAAGGTAGGATTGTCAGTTGGGTGAGCACAAAATACTACTGAATAATGACTTGaacagctttattttgaaattcatcCTCCTCCTTGGAATTAGTCAGTGTGAACTTATTGGCAAATGCACTTAGTTGTATGTGTTCTTATCAAATGCTTCCAGCCCTGCGCTTTACCTCTCCTTTATTCAGTCCAATCCACAGAGGAGCCTTGAGATTACCGGACTGGAGCTCGACATAGGCCTGTAGCCACTCATTTCGCACGCTAGCCAGTTTGGCTCCATCAGCCATGCAGTTCTTCTTGGCATCACTCCAGGTCATGTTTTGAGTCACAATCTTGATGGAGTCATTCGCCACCTTGACATAGGTGGTAAGAATTGTTGTGTCTGTTGAGGCTGGGATATTTGGGTCTGTTGTAGGCAAGAGGGAAACCAGATGAGAGgtgattttagtttttctttaacATCTTTGTCAGGAAAACAGTGTTAGCATGATAAAAgctatttttccatttcctccAGAAAATTGAAATCATTCATCCACCACTTCTAAAGACTCTCTGATACAGGGatctatttttgcaaaactaaGACACTGTAAAAATGAGCAGGCTGTGAAGGAAAGCAAGCTGAATTGTGAGGAATGCGTAATCAGTGAGCGTGATGGGGGTTGGCATTAATCATGACCATATGTGCGTTCCCATGATCCTTGACACTAAAATTGTACAGTGTTGCTTGATTGTTACAGGCACAATCCCTCATGAGCCTCTCCCCACTTAGGTACTCTCAAGTTCAATGCATGCCCTGTGCTTGACAATATATCCTGCAACAATTCTAACTGTGCACAGTTTTTGCTTGAATCCATGCCTGGCATTGATTTGTAGCGTACAGACTTCCTTGTGAGCTATAAGGTGGAATGTGATGGATCGCATAAGTTAAAGCAACCTCTTAATGTTAAAAAAGCTTGAGAACCTCAGAATATAGGCTAGATCTTGTTTACTACAACCAGTTCTACGTCACAAGGAAAGCATAAAAGAGTCTTGGCTGAGGATAAGCTTACCAACGTTTCGAAGACAGATGTGTCCATTTGTGTCATTGCAGGACTTTATCAGCCATTTCCCAACCCCATTGGAGGGATTGGTGGACATCACCACACATTCTTCCTGGTAAGCAACagagaaaattatgaaaatgtagaaaaatgaaAGTTGCAACTGTGACAGAATTCATTGTGATTCTGGAGGAGGTCTGGGTTGAGGAGATCATGATAAATTTCTAGTTTGGGACTGATGATGCTACTATAATAGCACTCAACTGGTAATGAAACTTCAGACAAGCAGTGTATCGAATGAGGTCAATCTCACATTCACGGTCTACAGAGCAACTCCAAAAAGATTCATTTGATTCAGATCTTTTGGTTTCATGATTTCCCAGCTGATGATGTTGTGGCTACAATCCATGATCATAATTTTACTATCTCCACTTCCCATTTTGGACTTACTGACTCATCATGTTGTAGATGTGTGTGCTGATATTAAATGCCTATAATCACTCAtctgagtgcaaaaaaaaaaaagtctctcttTCCATATCCTTAATTTACAGCTAGGTTTCTGCAGATGAACACACTAAACAATAGTTTAGTTCACCCAGTGTCCCTGTGTGACTAGGCCACTCACACTGCTTTGTCGTTATTGTTGTGTAATTGTTGTGCTTATTAGCACTGCATTATGTTATTATTGCTATCATAGTGTCGTTATGACAAATTTGTGGTTGTCTGGCTAGTTCGGtttatattttttcactctTATTAAGTGATTCTAAATGTTATaacaggtgatgtcaccacctgttgtactCTATGGGTGGAGACATCACCCACCACCAAAGACCAGGTGCCCTACTtctcaccactagaggtcaggttTCAGAGAGATTTGGGCTCAGTTAATTTTGAAATAGTCTACTGACTTCAAGTGATGCTCATCATTGTGTGGAAAGTACTCACTGAATATTCAGTAAAAGTAAAGTGAGCGTTATTCTCTATTCTCCCCAGAAAGATTCCCAAACCTGGACACCCTGCGTGCAGTTATGGGTAATGTCAGAAATGCGGTCAGGTTAGGGTTGAGTCTAGGTTTAAAAATGGCGTATGGGTTAAGTTTAGGACTTGGGTTATATTGTCTGTGACACTGTGAACATCTAGTTTACACTGAGCGAAcatctgtttttattgctgtCCAGCCATGATTCCTGTTATAATTCATTCCAAGTCACAAATGGAGCAGAGTAAAAtcaaattttgaaatattaCCTCATTCCATCCATGATAGTAATTTCCCTGACGACGGCGATTTTTCTGTGTTGGAGAATCAGAGAGTCCGAATTTTTAATATAAACAACACATAAAGAAAATACTTTTCTTTCTAACAGAATTGTTGTGTACAACTCACTCACTTCAGTATGTCAACTTACATTGTATCCCCAGTTGGTATACCTCCTTGGACGCCCATCAGTCCAGAAAAATTCATCACCTCGTAAACTATTCAAACCAATCCAGAGGTCAGTGGTATGTGGCATCTGGGTGATCAAATACACTGGAAAATAAACATATAGACAGTTAAACATATAGATTGATCAGCTCATGCTACAAATGTATGCATGTCACAGTTAGATTTTTCACCTTGTTCGCTTTTTTTCCATGGCATAATGTACTCTTATTAATCAGCAAATACCCCAaaatattttcttgtatttttatatcagtCAGCTTGTGAGGGTTTTAATTTATGCATGTCGATCACCCTGCAACACTCCCTAAAATTACATGATATATAGTGTGAATGTTTTACTGGTGAAGTCAAAGTCCCCCTgtgaccctagtgaggataagcggtttagaagatgaatgaaatcaaattaaacaaacCTTGCACACGCCTTGAGAGAATAGAGACTAAATTCCCTCCCATTGCTTTGCAGTGCTTCCTTGATCCCTCCCAGGTGTCAATGTTCGTAATGATGCTGTAACACTATAGGTGAGAAATTGTTTTAATTCCAGAAATTTGTAGCACGTACAACCACCAAAATGCTCACCCTGTCAGGTTAAAGGATACCAATTCCACATGAGAAAAATAGACTAAGAGCTTGATTCACATGGTGGATAAGGCTTTACACTCTGCAGAGCAAAACTAAAATCCTCCCATCGCTATCAAGCAGAATGAAACTCTGACCTTTGAGTCAAATGTTGTCCAGCCGAATGGACAACCACCTTTAGGGGGCACTGTGGGGGCTGCAGTGGTGTTGACAGGCACTGAGATGCTACGTTTACAAATGGACTCATGCTCCCACCCGCAATTATAATCACGCCAGAAGCCTGTGAGCACATCAGAGACATAACGGTCAACACTTCAAACAATGCAATTTACATAGATAAAAGATCAGTTAAATTTATTACATGCAAGTCAGCGCGAacattttttactttacttaccGGTATAGTAAGTCATGGCAACACAGTTCTCATCATTATTCTTAAAATCAGGTTGCTCTTCATCCCACCTTTGAAACAGCACTGGAGAACCATCCATCCAGCTTACAACACAGATAaataatgaacattttgtaaGGAACCATGTCATTCTATAAATGTTAACTCtgagacaaaattaaataaataactaattaaCTAATGGAAGACATGCACTTTGTAGGACTGTACAAAAATGTAGCATACaggtgaaaaaacagaaaatatttaaatagtTAATAGGAATCAGTGATTCAAACATAAAAAGTGCCTTCaccataaataagaaaatgctTACTGCAGTATGATAATCTTATTTAGTTTATAACACAACTAATGTGTTGTTAATGTTTAAAAAGTCAAAGGTTTCTTCAGCCTCATATAACATCTAGTAAGTACAAATACTTTTAACCTACATCACATTTCTCACAGtctacatatgtatgtatgtatttattaattcattaattaatttattcaaatTTACTTCACACTCACCTATAAGTTTCATCAAGATCCACTGTTAGACCTATGTAATAAGAATCATAGTTTCTGGatatctgcagacacacacacacacacacacacacacacacgcacagtgaGACCTACAGCACTTTTTCAAGATGATTTTTGAATATGTGCTGAATGTCAGTGTAATACCTGATGAGTTAATGCAGATAGAATGTGTTATAAAAGTCACTGCCAACCTGTTTCCAAAGAAAGACATTCTCAGCTTCACTGTTGATGACGACCAGGTCACCATGCCTCTCCTTACAGAAGTGACGAGCATCTTCCATTGCCATTGACCTCCTGTTAATATAATACTGATTCCCTCTCCACACCATCCAGCCATCAGCAGTCATGTTGTATTCTGCAAAAAATTGAGAAATAGACTGCACATAAACATTTGGCTTATCACAATTTTCATTAAAGTTTACCTGTGATCTCTCTTAGTTTCAATATGTCCTGCTAAACTGTCCTAAAAACTACTGTAACTTAGTTGGGATCGCAGAATTGTTCCAATGCTTTAAGTATAATGGCAATAATGTCAGTGTAGACATATAATTGCATCTTACCAGGGGCAGTGTCATTTGGTGGTGGCTTTGGAATCACTCCTGAAatggcacagaaaaaaatcatttctgtcAGAATCAATGCTTGAATAAATGCCTCAAATAAATAGCTGTGAAAGTAATGTGTATACTTTGGCAATAACATTGTTTTCTATAATTTGCTATCAGTTTTATTCAAAGTACTGCACAATGCCAAACATTAGCGTTAGTGGCTCTTGTGACAATCATATCCCAACGCTTGCAGCTCTCGTGCCACATTCTAGTTTTGGTGCTACACAAGTCCGTTGTAGCCCAATGGCACTCTAAACTGCAGTTGAATGTAGACAGCATACTATTAAGTCAAGTACTTtgactaaaaaaacaacatactaGACAACCGCCTGGTCTTGAGTAGACAACAGACTCAAAGCAAGgcacaaaatacacaacaaaagGCAAAACTGGAAACTCACGGGACTCCTTTAAACCCTGTTCAACTTgatgaaaaacatgactgaaaatCATAACCTGAACTAATTCAGTTTACAAgagaatgcagttttttttttttctcttcaaaatgGTGGGTGCCCACACTAAGACTCCTAAAcatattattcatattattttgAGTGTGCATAGGTTTGGCCGATGTAGGCTGTAGATCTAAGATCACAATCAGGCGAACATTAACACAAGCATCTTGCCTACTTTGGGCCGATGTAATCattgaaaactgtatttgttaCCACAAAAGTGCTGCAGAGGCACAGTGGATTTGTAAATAAGACAGTTACTCTACAAAATATTGTGCTGGTCATGGCAAAAAGCATGATGCATGAACCTTGGttacttccttccttccttccttccttccttccttccttccttccttgcaaaattaatgaataaatgagtgaatgaataaacagGGCAACACGTCACCTGCACGGATCTGACACAGCCAGTCATTAAAACTCTCACAGTGCACATCGTTCCAAGAGCCGTCTTCATCCCAGTTATATAATCTGTATTCAGCACAAGAttccacattatttttattgtttggttCTCCACTCATCCAGTGCAGGAAATTTACCTGTGgacaagcaataaaaaaaatacaattactcatttttttttttaaatattcactAAGTAATTACACCATAGTAAACATACAACATGCATGATTCAGTGTtttaaatgaatggatgaaaagtaaataaataagtaagtaaactCACTGGAGATCCATCACTCCAAACATAACCAGTGACCGGGTCAGGTTCACTAAGGCCAATCCAGGCTCTTCCATAGGTActgtatgtaaaataaatgagaaattgTTAATGGGATTGCTATCCAGAgttgactttaaaaaaatgctgaaatagaGAATATTTTCCTAATTTAGAAGCCTAACTATTGAAAATACAAGTGAAAGATATTTCCACAAAGCTTTGTAATCTCAGAACCTATTTGGTACTTTTTTTTCAGCGACAAATCTGATCTGAATCTAACAGATATGATCTGACACTGTCCCAGTATCCCCCTATTTCGCAGTAGCGATCATAGAGCATGCAGTGCCATGGGCATGCATTTGGGCAAACAGGGAAATTAGGGCATATGAATTAAGGAAAATGGAACTGCCTTCACCGTTGCAACTGTACTTTGTGATTTGTCTTGGCCTAGGAGAACAGGTGTAattttacctttaaaaaaaaaagtccagatgAAAGTTTAAGtcttaattatttcattaagtCGTACCTTCCCCCCACTCTTAGCTCAGCAGCACTGTGGATGCTGAGCAGATCTCCCCCAATGGCCCTGCAGTAGTCCCTGGCCTCATACCAGGTTTTCTCCGCTGAACGTGGCCCTGTAAAGAACTAGAACACAGGGGATACAAGATTTACTTTGGTAGGGTCACTTCAGTGTATCTTCTGATGCATCATTTAAAGGACACCTTGCTTAAAGCTACATAATGTAATGTTCCTTGTAttggttttgtttacattcaaaatCCTTTGTCCTTGTGGCCAAATAAACATGCTGAATGCATATCCTACCCCAAAAGACATTTACAAAcccttattttgaaagttgtatTGGTTACATTGGTGAATATTATGTTGCCTCACACACATGGCATGGGTAAATGTTATGTAAGCAATGTATTCACTCTAGCACCACTACTGCCCATAAACCACATTGGGTAGATTTAATAACCCATATAATGTAAGCACATAGGAGCACCTGACCACTCTGCTAAGattaaaaaagattaaagattaaaagatttaaaaaacataGAGGACTAAAAACATGCCAGGTTTAAATTGGCATCATTAAACAACTTGACTACAACTAATAAAGCTGATAATGGATGTGTTAGATTTACAGTGGATGTGTGAACGATCAAGAATTGACAATAGTCAATAGCATTGGCGGTGCCGAGGTGGTGTGAGAACCCTTATCAGTTCTGTGTGCGGCCCCATAAAGGCTTGGGCCAGCCTTGCATACACAacattttgctgtatttacactgtatgtgtgaatatCTTCTGCTGTGCATGACAACTAGCAAAAACACATAGGCATAGACCGTCACCATTACATGGTACATGGCACATTGGACATTTTGTCATCAATGCAGTGTCTGTTTGTGGAAACACCAAGAACAATATGTGATACAGAGGTCCAATTGTACATCAGAGGTTGCCACATTATCTGATTGTGTGCAACATATTTCTAATGTGTTTAGCAGATGTCAACCTTTCATGATTGCTTGTGGCTGTACCTTAGCACAGAAGCTCCTTGAACCCACAGGACTCCAGCCATCTGGACACCTCGGAGGGGTAAGTGTTGGCGGGACAGGGGTTACAACTGCCCCCTCTGCCAGGTACTTGCAGATGTATTTCTCTTTATTGGTGCAGGGCAACACATCCCAGAGTCCAGCAAAAACCCcagttgtcatggcaacacagCCCTGTTGATGGCCTTGTGTGGTTGGGCAAAAATTACAACATAGAACATGTAATTTGTCCACTACCGACCATACTTCGGTATCTTAGAAATTGAATTTCTGGTTTCTCCATACCTGGCATTTCAGAATTCCAGTGAGTAAATGCCACTGGTTTTGTGTTTGCCCACACAAACTCATCAATGTTTTTCTGGTTTGAGAGTCCGAGCCAGAAGTATTTCTCTGGTCTCAGACCCACCAAGCTGATAAGGTATGCATTGTCCACCCTGGAAATATTCAGAGGTTTATTTCATTACTGGTTGCACTGAATTATCCTTGCATTTagtaaatcaaaatattttttctcagaAGTCTGTCTCAGAAATCCAAGTGAACATTAATGTCTTTGAAATTCTAGTAAATAACCAAAATGGCTGCATGTTCTTACGCAGTTGAGACATCAACCAAGTAGGAGTCTGAGCTCTTGCAGGTATCTTTGGCTTCGTCAAATGTTTTAGCCTCTGGCCCTACAAAGTAGCAGTAGGAGCCATGCCTTTTCCAGCCCTGTAGAAAAACCAAGCACAACCACCACCAATGCTGATTAAACATGActtgttttgctttaaaaaaaaaaaaaaaaaaaaaaagttaaaatccaCTTGAGGTAAAAACGATCAGTTGAATATGATACTGCAATAAATTTCAGAATTAAACTTTGGATCTAAATCATGCACATGACAAACCAGGTAGAggtggtttttattttttgattatttatatttttttttcatagaacACAAGATGTAAATTTCACTCACTGCTTTGCAGCCTAAATCTTGTGGCACTTCTTCTGGTGTGGACGGTGTGGGGTCACTCGTCTTCATGCAGATGAAGCCGTGTTTCTCTTCGCATGAACGATCGGCCCAGTTCCCATTCTGCACGAGAAAATCTGTATTAAACCTGGACACTTCAAACatgcatatacatgtatatttaaCTACTCTTATATACTAATGCACTCAGTTAAACAACACCAGTTCAGTTTCACTATTCTTTTGGATCATAGTTATCTGCTGGTTGGTGAAGccatttagtttttcatttggCAAATGAACGGCTAATAAGTAGTACTACTACAACAGCAAACAGTTAATAAGTAGATTACTATGTAATAAGTAAAcatcattaattattatttcattgtttgttaactgtaaaTAAGTATTAACTAAAGTTAATTAACTATCCATTTACCTATTATTATTGACAGTTATTTTAAAGTGTTACAGATGTGTGCACATACTGTCCACAGGTAAGCTACAGATGCAGCATATGTGTAAGTGGTGGTCCCTACCTCTCCCCTCATGAGAACACAGTCCTCTTGGTCAGCAGAGACAGTCGGCTCCCCAAACTCCCAGCTGGTGAAGGTGACAGTGGAGTGGTCACTCCAGTCAAACAGCCCCTCTGTCTTCTTGTCATTCAGTCCAATCCACAGCTCATCAGTAGCCGGTGCTGACAAGGACAGAGGAAAATGTTCATCATTCTCTAAACAATTAGCCATCTGTCACTATGTTAATATGTAAatagtgacagacagacattgTAAAAAGAATTAGTGTAGTTTTAAAGAGATTATTATACAGCAAAAACAGGTAGCAacatagataataataataaaaaaaaatctttgtcttGCTAGGAGGCTGAGTGTTATTCCATCAGTTTCtatctgttttctttatttaccaTATCCAATTTGAGAGACGAGAAAGCTTTTGTCCTCCACATTGTCGGCACGTGCCAGTTCTCCTCCTTCTTTACGGCACTCAGTCAGAGCTTGGGACCATGTTTTCTTGTCACGGTTAAGATAGAAGCAGTGGCCATTGTAGGGGATCCAGTGGCTTGGACAAAAACCTGCCTCAACTGATCATAAAAACAAGATACAGACATCATATGGTGAAAATGAGCACCAAGAAACAATACAGTTTCATGGTAAACAAAGGAGTACTGCAGCAGAGAATATTATTTGTGTACCTTGAACAGGAGGTGGCAACGTCCCTCCTTTGAAGCAGATGTACCCCAGCTTCCTGGAGCAGAATGAACTTTGCCAGTAAAATTGTGTACCAGAATCAACAATTGCACAGTTGTGTCCTGGATTAGGAAGTggatttcctaaaaaaaaaaaaaaaaaaaaaaagaaaagaaaagaaagaaagaaagaaagaaagaaagaaagaaagaaaagatgctGATTACATTGTGGTTGTTACTTTGCATCATCCAGAATCAGGGGAAGCCACTTGTCCAGTGTGAGACACTGTGTGTCCCAGAGAGTTCAGAACCACTAAATTTTCATTTGTGAATATtattttcatcactgtaatatgCAATACTGTAGTTTATACCATCATTTAAAAAGGGAATTGgaagtaaatgtaaataaagaataagaataTAAAGGGCaagtcaataaaaacaaaatgaaaaatgtatactAAATAAGTTTGTGCCTTAAGGTGCCTTTAAAAGGTTGTTTAAAAATCAGTGGTCAGTGGTTTCTACTCCTCTCAGACTATTGAGGAAGCTCCTCCACAGCTAAGTGCTAAATGCTCATTGTTCTAGGAACAACAAAAGGAAGTCTTGAAGAATTATTTTCCTTGCGAGTAGATACAGGGGAGGAGATACGTCACCTCAGGATTGCTTACTAGCCAGCTGGTCAGGAGAGTAAAATACTAAACTGCGGTTTAGGGCTTTTATGCCTTGCTCAGTGGAATTCTAGCAGGGCATGTGTGAGTAACATTTTGATCCtaagtgttttcttttaaactcAAGAATATTACTGCCTCAAACAAGAATGCAAAAAAGTAATATACTGGTATATCTGTTACTATAACTTACCAGCGTCCCATCTCAGATAACGGAAGGGCTTCCCATTGGTCCACTGCCAACCATGTTCCTGGTCCAGGACCAGCCCGATCCACAGTTTATAGTGCTCTGTACCCACtagtgctgtgagtgtgtgagacacAAAAAGGGGAAATAATAGTAAAGAAATTAGCACACACTAAAATAGATGGTGTGTTCATTGCACACAAATATAACACCAGAATAACAACATTCAATATTCATTCAACATATCAACACAAGCGGTGCATTTATCCACAAAGTGAGGCCAGAATTGTAAGGTTTATGGCCACTTTTAAGTCACATTTAACTTTGTAGCTTGAAATGTCTTGTGTTGTCAGTGCTGAATAGTGCTGAACAGATGAAAAGCTGAGTGAAACTGAAGTGACAGGAAAATTTTTGCTCCAAAACACAGTACAAGTTGCAAACTGGTACAAGTTGTAAACTTTGCGCAATGAACACGTGTCATTTTATTCTTGGCTGTTCTCCTCACAATATTATGTAGCAAAGTTTATTCTGTTTGCttggaaattttattttgtttatgaaaAGCCAAAGCCCCAGGGGTGCATTGAGATCTTCAGCGCACTTCCTCATGATGCAACTGGTACAGCTCTAAAGCGCAATGAACTATCATTTCAAAAATAAGGTCACCTCCCCCACATTATTGTCCCACAGAACTTACCGCTTCTTAAGCATTGAAAATATTACACAGAGTTGAAATTCCCATGTTACGCAACATTATCTTTAGAATTAGAAAGAAAAGCATAATAAGAATTAAAATGAGAATATCCCATATTAGGTGATTTTTAGCACAAAGTTAAATTGTGGTACTTCATGAAAGGTAGTAGATAATCTAAGTCTTGTTTTTATAAGGATGGGCCTTTTGCAGGCTGTATTGTGGATAAATGACATCCTATatatttcagatattttaattttatttgtttttgtggacATATAATAGTTTGGAAATGACCTCTTGAAGTCTCTCTTAACGTGTATCAGCAGCAGCTTATATGGCAGTTTATCAAAATCAATAGATTAATGATCACGTGCAATGtcaatttatgagaaaatactGTGAAAGTTACCATGAATGCCATGCCATGAAAGTTTTATTAAAAGAAACttttttgatttgataaaaAATTAGGTAATGTGTGAATGTCTGCTATGGAATACACTACAGAGCTGAATGCAAAGATTAGCAGTAAACAGATCATCCACAATGTGCCTGTTTCACTGGgtaacattacacacacattcacttcaTC contains these protein-coding regions:
- the LOC115375168 gene encoding macrophage mannose receptor 1-like, with amino-acid sequence MIMLTANMSPASNAWTVSAGVTHKRRMITMWIRLAAFVLLVQASQCLPTDDSQFLLKNKATDLCLVKKTRCYDLRWTTGDRLFAPVGKKCLGAQGKTVGSEVNLYDCDENSELQRWECKNNTLLALKGQELYINIKAEDSVVLSKETGPNSQITIAGTSSGACTRTYRVLYTIEGNSFGKPCMFPFLYKDRWFSECTTFDSSVRRSWCAVETKFDHELWGYCPSTSTEHWKKNPISEAFYQINTQSALTWPEAEASCKQQGASLLSVSDPHEQAYVSALVGTEHYKLWIGLVLDQEHGWQWTNGKPFRYLRWDAGNPLPNPGHNCAIVDSGTQFYWQSSFCSRKLGYICFKGGTLPPPVQVEAGFCPSHWIPYNGHCFYLNRDKKTWSQALTECRKEGGELARADNVEDKSFLVSQIGYAPATDELWIGLNDKKTEGLFDWSDHSTVTFTSWEFGEPTVSADQEDCVLMRGENGNWADRSCEEKHGFICMKTSDPTPSTPEEVPQDLGCKAGWKRHGSYCYFVGPEAKTFDEAKDTCKSSDSYLVDVSTAVDNAYLISLVGLRPEKYFWLGLSNQKNIDEFVWANTKPVAFTHWNSEMPGHQQGCVAMTTGVFAGLWDVLPCTNKEKYICKYLAEGAVVTPVPPTLTPPRCPDGWSPVGSRSFCAKFFTGPRSAEKTWYEARDYCRAIGGDLLSIHSAAELRVGGSTYGRAWIGLSEPDPVTGYVWSDGSPVNFLHWMSGEPNNKNNVESCAEYRLYNWDEDGSWNDVHCESFNDWLCQIRAGVIPKPPPNDTAPEYNMTADGWMVWRGNQYYINRRSMAMEDARHFCKERHGDLVVINSEAENVFLWKQISRNYDSYYIGLTVDLDETYSWMDGSPVLFQRWDEEQPDFKNNDENCVAMTYYTGFWRDYNCGWEHESICKRSISVPVNTTAAPTVPPKGGCPFGWTTFDSKCYSIITNIDTWEGSRKHCKAMGGNLVSILSRRVQVYLITQMPHTTDLWIGLNSLRGDEFFWTDGRPRRYTNWGYNKNRRRQGNYYHGWNEEECVVMSTNPSNGVGKWLIKSCNDTNGHICLRNVDPNIPASTDTTILTTYVKVANDSIKIVTQNMTWSDAKKNCMADGAKLASVRNEWLQAYVELQSGNLKAPLWIGLNKGETGGYFKYIDGWHLSLVNWYPGEPRSDRSCVYVDVDGTWKTASCNQTMNSVCMQSTEVPPTESTHFPGVCPEEVDVWYRESSLPWQPFRSYCYLFVTDESGWAEASSSCIRHGGMLASIEDPLEQQFIQSNVETFKESHSSFWIGLYKTHKGSWLWLDKKVMDYTNWDILEPDDDTYGEIVSSDGKWRTGARWYSRAYICKTAKVPLQGPSPTGAHLILDPRSRAHASLAVVLVIAIIAVLAGVAFYFYKKSGRPLPAFDNPLYRDSDQSPPDVVDTNKLIENAEEENHEPIITL